The Streptococcus sp. DTU_2020_1001019_1_SI_AUS_MUR_006 sequence ATCGTTGTAGTAGGCATTTGTTCCGTTTTCAACAGCGCGTTTGACATCGTCGCTAGCATAAGTCTTGTCACCAACAGTTAGAGACATATCGTCAAGCATGAAGCGCAAGCCATCATTTCCAACCAAAAGGTGAAGATCAGTATAGCCATAGTGTTTTGCCTTGTCGATGATTTCTTTCAGTTGATCTGGAGAAAAGTATTTTCGCCCTGCATCGATTGAAACGATTTTCTTTTTAGCTAGTTTTTCATTGACTTGAGCTGCTTTCTCTGTAGCGACTACAGGAGCTTCAACTTTAGCAACTTCTTTGTTTTCTGCCTTTTCTGGTCCTGGCTGCTTAGCTTCTTCAGTTACTTCTGGTTTTGCTGGAGTTTCTTCGGTTGTAACAGTTTTTTCTACGATAGGTGCAGGAGTAGCTTCAACTTTTGGTGCTTCAGTGTTTGTTACAGGTGTCACTGGAGCTGCAGGAGCTACGGCTTCTGGTGTAGGACTAGTTTCAAGTTTTTCTTCGCTGGCCTGTGGAGACGATTCTCCTGCGGCTTGGATAGTAGGTTGATTCTCTGTTGTAGTAGGTACGACTCCATCAGCGGCAACAGCTTGCGCATGAAAGGCAAAGCCGATCAAGACAGAAGCGGCTCCGATTGCGTATTTACGAATAGAGAAACGCTGTTTATTTTCTGGTTTCATTAAATAACCTCCTAATTTATTGTTTTGGTAGCGTTTTCACAAACTGATTCCATTGTATTATCTGAATCTAGTAAAGTCAAGTATTTTAATAAAATACCTATAAAAAATATAAGAAGTTATTTAATTTGAACTGCTTTTCAATTTTTGCTCTGTTTTTAGTAAAATTTCTCCAAATTATAGTTTAAAGCCATTTGATATTTCCTACTAAAAGCTGGCGTGCTATAATGAAAAACAGAAAAGCCTGAAACAATTGTCTCAGACTTTTTAATGTTTAGTGATCGCGATCACATGAGATAAATTTAATCTTATAGAAATCAGAACGTTTGTAAGTTTCAATGTATTCCAACACTTGGCCAGTTGACTCAAGTTTAGTTGTCTTGGTTTGGAGAACAGTTGGGAACTGAGAGTCGACTCCTAGGATAGAAGCAGCATGTTCTGGAGTTGGAAATACAATTTCATTGATTTCTTCAAAATGCTCGTCATTCATGTGAATGTGGTAGTCCAATTTGAAACGATTATAGATAGAACTATAGTATTCAAGATTTGGATAATTTGCATTGATGTATTGTTCAGGGATATAAGATGTGTGGTAGATATAAGTAACACCGTTAGACTCACGGACACGTTCGATTTTGTAATAAAATTGATCGCCACGCAATCCTAATTTTTCTAAGTAGTTAAGATCGTTACCGCGTTCAATGGAAAGAACAGTGACTTTATCGTCCTTGGTTTCAAAAATTTCTACATCAGAAAATTCTACGAGTTTGTGCTTGCGAGCGCGAGCCACAAAGGTTCCCTTTCCTTGTTGGCGGACAATATAACCGTCTTTAGCAAGGTCGTTTAAGGCGCGAACAACAGTGATCGAACTTACGTCATACATTGCAATCAATTCTGCTTCAGTGTAGAACTTGTCGCCACTTGCAAATTGACCTGAAATGATTTTGTTTTTCAATTCATCTTTGATATATTGATACTTTGGAATTGCCATATTTTCACCTCATTTTTTCCTTCTCCATCTTCGATTTTATCATAAATGGTTTGAAAATGATAGTAAATAATGTAAAAAAATAAAATAATATTCTAAGTGATTGACTTACATATTATTTACGGTTATAAACTTATATATTTATGCTATCTGGATCGAAAATATTTAAGAAAAAAATTTTTTTTTACAAGAATTTTAGAAAACAATTCAGTAAAAAAAAGAAAAATTTTAAATAATTTTTGAAAAATCTATTGACAAGATGGATTCATTAGTTTATCATTTAATATAACAACAAATGAAAGCGCAAACGGAAAAGTATGGGGTGGTAAAATGACAAGGTTTAAAATTGAGGATGATTTTTACCTAGATGGGAAACCATTCAAAATTTTATCTGGTGCCATTCATTATTTTAGAATTCCTGAAGAAGACTGGTATCATTCATTGTACAATCTCAAGGCTTTAGGTTTTAACACTGTTGAAACATATGTCGCTTGGAATTTGCATGAGCCAACTGAAGGAAACTTCAATTTTGAAGGCAATCTTAATATTGACAAATTTCTTCAGACAGCTCAGGATTTAGGCTTGTATGCTATTGTACGACCATCTCCTTTCATCTGTGCAGAGTGGGAATTCGGTGGTTTACCAGCATGGCTTTTAAATAAAGACATGCGAATCCGTTCTTCTGATCCAGCCTTTGTTGAAATGGTAGGACGTTACTACGATCATTTACTTCCACGTCTTGTTTCAAGATTGTTGGATAATGGTGGTAACATCCTCATGATGCAGGTTGAAAACGAGTACGGTTCATACGGTGAGGACAAAACCTACTTGCGTGAGATTCGCCGATTGATGGAAGAACGTTCAGTGACTTGTCCGCTCTTTACATCTGATGGTCCATGGCGAGCAACTCTGAAAGCTGGTACCTTGATTGAAGATGATCTCTTTGTGACAGGGAACTTTGGTTCAAAAGCAAACTTTAACTTCTCGCAAATGCAAGAGTTCTTTGATGAGTATGGCAAGAAATGGCCACTCATGTGTATGGAATTCTGGGATGGATGGTTTAACCGATGGAAAGAACCAGTCATCACGCGTGAGCCAGAGGAGTTAGCAGAAGCCGTACATGAGGTACTAGAGCAAGGCTCTATCAACCTTTACATGTTCCACGGTGGAACCAACTTTGGTTTTATGAATGGTTGTTCAGCTCGAGGAACTATTGATTTACCACAAGTAACATCTTATGATTATGACGCTCTCCTTAATGAAGCTGGGAATCCAACTGCTAAATACATGGCAGTTAAGGAAATGATGGCAACTTACTATCCTGAGTATCCACAATTAGAACCGCTTTACAAAGAGAGTATGGAAGTTGAAAACATTCCACTGGTTGAGAAAGTTTCTCTATTTGAAACCTTGGATAGCCTAACAAGTCCAACTGAAAGTCTCTATCCTAAGAAAATGGAAGAGTTGGGACAGAGCTACGGTTATCTACTCTATCGTACAGAAGCTAGTTGGGATGCAGAAGAAGAACGCATCCGTATCATTGACGGTCGAGACAGAGCTCAGCTATTTGTAGATGGTAAATGGGTTGCAACTCAGTACCAGACAGAAATTGGTGAAGACATCTTCTATCAAGGAGAAAAGAAAGCGCTCTCTCGTTTTGATGTCCTGGTAGAAAATATGGGGCGTGTCAATTACGGGCATAAGTTCCTAGCAGATACACAACGAAAAGGGATTCGTACAGGTGTCTGCAAAGATCTACACTTCATGTTGAACTGGGAACACTATCCGCTTCCATTAGATAATCCTGAAAAGATTGATTTCTCAAAAGGATGGACAGAAGGACAACCTGCCTTTTACGCCTATGACTTTGAAGTTGAGGCTCCGAAGGACACCTACTTAGAACTATCTGAGTTTGGTAAAGGGATTGCCTATGTCAATGGCCATCATCTCGGACGTTTCTGGAATGTTGGTCCAACCTTATCGCTTTATATTCCGCACAGCTATCTCAAGGAAGGTGCTAACCGCATTATTATCTTTG is a genomic window containing:
- a CDS encoding beta-galactosidase translates to MTRFKIEDDFYLDGKPFKILSGAIHYFRIPEEDWYHSLYNLKALGFNTVETYVAWNLHEPTEGNFNFEGNLNIDKFLQTAQDLGLYAIVRPSPFICAEWEFGGLPAWLLNKDMRIRSSDPAFVEMVGRYYDHLLPRLVSRLLDNGGNILMMQVENEYGSYGEDKTYLREIRRLMEERSVTCPLFTSDGPWRATLKAGTLIEDDLFVTGNFGSKANFNFSQMQEFFDEYGKKWPLMCMEFWDGWFNRWKEPVITREPEELAEAVHEVLEQGSINLYMFHGGTNFGFMNGCSARGTIDLPQVTSYDYDALLNEAGNPTAKYMAVKEMMATYYPEYPQLEPLYKESMEVENIPLVEKVSLFETLDSLTSPTESLYPKKMEELGQSYGYLLYRTEASWDAEEERIRIIDGRDRAQLFVDGKWVATQYQTEIGEDIFYQGEKKALSRFDVLVENMGRVNYGHKFLADTQRKGIRTGVCKDLHFMLNWEHYPLPLDNPEKIDFSKGWTEGQPAFYAYDFEVEAPKDTYLELSEFGKGIAYVNGHHLGRFWNVGPTLSLYIPHSYLKEGANRIIIFETEGEYKDHIHLTRKPTLKHIKGENL
- a CDS encoding GntR family transcriptional regulator, whose translation is MAIPKYQYIKDELKNKIISGQFASGDKFYTEAELIAMYDVSSITVVRALNDLAKDGYIVRQQGKGTFVARARKHKLVEFSDVEIFETKDDKVTVLSIERGNDLNYLEKLGLRGDQFYYKIERVRESNGVTYIYHTSYIPEQYINANYPNLEYYSSIYNRFKLDYHIHMNDEHFEEINEIVFPTPEHAASILGVDSQFPTVLQTKTTKLESTGQVLEYIETYKRSDFYKIKFISCDRDH